A window of Rhododendron vialii isolate Sample 1 chromosome 11a, ASM3025357v1 contains these coding sequences:
- the LOC131307263 gene encoding disease resistance protein At4g27190-like isoform X2, with protein MQNLKRKVEYLSGQENDINSQISNAERRPWKKPKKEVEVWLTNVQRLKDDVQRLEQEVVGKTTNVSSRMRLGKDIAKKILEVQELRKDGSDFNSLMIDEDTTGRLLIPPMKDFVKCTKARNTENIWECVMNDDFTKIGVYGMGGVGKTTIMKDIHNQLLGKFDYVYWVTVSKAFDITNLQSDIAKSLSLPLREDEDETRRASQLYATLSQKKSYVLILDDVWEPFALKDVGIPEPIKSNGCKLVLTTRSLKVCYDMECRPVKVDLLTEEEALTLFLTKAVGHDTVLASEVEEIAAKIAKQCACLPLAIVTLAGSLRGLKGIRQWRNALNELISSTKDASNDVSKVIERLKFSYSRLGNKVLQDCFLYCSLYPEDYKIPMNELIEYWIAEELIPDMDSVEAQMDKGHAILGKLEGSCLLESGFDTWNNRECVTMHDLIRDMALKITASSPRFMVNAGEKKKRVPYEPWSDDLERISFMNSLIIELPIAPPVCPQLTTLLLNGIYASQLGVIPDSFFSNMPRLKVLNLSGSIITSLPESISNLENLHALILNNCQKLMYVPSLEKLKALKMFVLHNSQIEEVPEGIEELVNLRKLDLSFNKILRKFPSWKLRRLSKLQYLAIDLTGVKVSTEALLCLRQLKVVAVHLHNVQELNRYVISQQFQGLQKYRLAVGEPRCSFNGYGGKRFSISYKHVPFECGVDQPVLPTGLESFEVDGFHEPFAVDGFHDPISLSAIPWFKDAKDLRNCCVECCNGIESIFSSSTFSDDGQIPLGTVEFFSLTGLPRLRVLFDGIAPPHNIYFNLKELQITGCDAMKNIFPVQLLQNLPNLESLEVVECENVEDIIIEIAEMSDRGNHQDYSNSISLPKLKNLELHDLPRLKSIYNGVTLCPSIVEVKVYKCQELRTIFPVRLLQNFPNLKTLIVCGCENVEDIIVEIAKVSDRGNHQDYSNSISLPKLENFVLNDLPRLKSIYNGVMVCPSIAEVGVDKCSMVRRMPLSLHMDGEQATTPPALGLIKIFGQKEWWESREWDDPVTKTILLPYVRDSDEDSGDDYSEDLDDDYSEDLDDD; from the exons ATGCAAAATCTCAAGAGAAAGGTAGAGTACTTGAGCGGTCAAGAGAATGACATAAATTCACAAATTAGCAATGCGGAGCGCCGGCCATGGaaaaaaccaaagaaagaaGTTGAAGTTTGGCTCACAAATGTGCAACGGCTTAAAGACGATGTGCAAAGGCTTGAGCAAGAAGTAGTTGGAAAAACAACGAATGTCTCCTCGCGTATGCGGTTGGGAAAGGATATCGCCAAGAAGATTCTAGAGGTGCAAGAACTCCGAAAAGATGGCAGtgattttaatagtttgatGATTGATGAAGATACAACTGGTAGACTGTTGATACCTCCAATGAAAGATTTTGTTAAATGCACAAAGGCAAGGAACACAGAGAACATTTGGGAATGTGTGATGAATGATGACTTTACAAAGATTGGTGTTTATGGAATGGGGGGCGTTGGCAAAACAACCATCATGAAGGACATTCACAATCAGCTCTTAGGCAAGTTTGATTATGTATATTGGGTCACTGTATCTAAAGCATTCGATATTACAAATCTACAGAGTGACATAGCTAAATCTCTGAGTCTTCCTCTTAGGGAGGATGAGGACGAGACAAGAAGAGCATCGCAATTATATGCAACACTCTCCCAAAAGAAAAGTTACGTTCTTATCTTAGATGATGTATGGGAACCATTTGCTCTGAAGGACGTGGGTATTCCGGAACCGATCAAATCTAACGGGTGTAAACTAGTGCTAACTACACGATCGTTAAAAGTGTGCTATGACATGGAGTGCAGACCTGTAAAAGTGGATCTTCTCACGGAGGAGGAAGCCCTGACTCTATTTCTGACAAAGGCCGTTGGACATGACACGGTGCTTGCTTCAGAAGTGGAAGAGATTGCAGCTAAAATTGCCAAACAATGTGCGTGTCTGCCTCTTGCAATTGTTACATTAGCTGGAAGTTTGCGGGGATTGAAAGGAATCCGTCAGTGGAGAAATGCACTAAATGAATTGATCAGCTCGACGAAAGACGCCAGCAATGATGTAAGTAAGGTTATTGAGCGACTGAAATTTAGTTATAGTCGCCTGGGAAATAAGGTGCTCCAAGATTGTTTCTTGTATTGTTCCTTGTATCCTGAAGACTATAAAATCCCTATGAATGAGCtaatagagtattggattgcgGAGGAACTAATCCCTGATATGGACAGTGTAGAAGCACAGATGGACAAGGGTCATGCTATATTGGGAAAACTAGAAGGTAGCTGCTTATTAGAGAGCGGTTTCGACACATGGAACAACCGAGAATGTGTTACGATGCATGATTTGATTAGAGATATGGCTCTCAAAATAACAGCAAGTAGCCCTCGATTCATGGTAAATGctggtgagaaaaaaaaaagggtaccaTATGAACCCTGGTCTGATGATCTTGAGAGGATTTCCTTCATGAATAGTTTGATAATTGAACTTCCAATTGCACCACCTGTCTGCCCTCAGCTTACCACCTTACTTTTGAATGGCATATACGCTAGTCAGTTAGGAGTAATTCCGGATTCTTTCTTCTCCAATATGCCTCGTCTTAAGGTATTGAATTTGTCCGGGAGCATAATAACGTCGCTGCCAGAATCCATCTCCAACTTGGAGAATTTGCATGCATTAATACTGAATAACTGTCAGAAATTAATGTATGTGCCGTCACTGGAGAAACTAAAGGCTCTGAAAATGTTTGTACTGCATAATAGCCAAATTGAAGAAGTACCGGAAGGTATAGAAGAATTGGTTAATCTCAGAAAACTCGACCTCTCATTTAATAAAATACTAAGGAAGTTTCCTAGCTGGAAGTTACGCAGGCTCTCAAAACTCCAATACCTTGCAATTGACCTTACAGGAGTAAAAGTGTCCACGGAAGCTCTCTTGTGCTTGCGTCAATTAAAAGTTGTCGCTGTCCACTTGCACAATGTACAGGAGCTTAACAGGTATGTGATATCTCAGCAGTTCCAAGGGTTGCAAAAGTACCGTCTTGCAGTTGGAGAACCGAGGTGTTCGTTCAATGGATATGGGGGAAAAAGGTTTAGTATCAGTTATAAACATGTACCTTTTGAATGTGGAGTAGATCAGCCAGTGCTCCCCACAGGCTTAGAGTCCTTTGAGGTTGATGGATTCCACGAGCCCTTTGCGGTTGATGGATTCCACGATCCCATTAGCTTATCAGCTATTCCATGGTTCAAAGATGCCAAAGATTTACGTAATTGTTGCGTCGAATGTTGTAACGGGATAGAATCCATCTTTTCGTCATCTACCTTTTCAGATGATGGCCAGATACCTCTAGGAACCGTCGAGTTCTTTAGTTTGACTGGGTTACCCAGATTAAGGGTACTCTTTGACGGGATTGCCCCACCGCACAACATTTACTTCAACCTAAAAGAATTGCAAATCACTGGATGTGACGCTATGAAGAATATTTTCCCTGTCCAGTTATTGCAGAACTTGCCAAACCTCGAGTCACTTGAGGTAGTAGAGTGTGAGAATGTGGAGGATATAATAATCGAAATAGCAGAGATGAGTGATCGGGGCAATCATCAAGATTATAGCAACTCAATCAGTCTCCCAAAACTCAAGAACTTAGAACTGCATGACCTACCAAGACTGAAGAGCATATATAATGGGGTGACGCTGTGTCCATCTATAGTAGAAGTTAAGGTTTACAAATGCCAAGAACTTAGAACTATTTTCCCTGTCCGGTTATTGCAGAACTTCCCAAACCTCAAGACACTTATTGTATGTGGGTGTGAGAATGTGGAGGATATAATAGTCGAAATAGCAAAGGTGAGTGATCGGGGCAATCATCAAGATTATAGCAACTCAATCAGTCTCCCAAAACTCGAGAACTTCGTACTAAATGACCTACCAAGACTGAAGAGCATATATAATGGGGTGATGGTGTGTCCATCTATAGCAGAAGTTGGGGTTGATAAATGCTCGATGGTAAGGAGAATGCCTCTTTCGCTGCATATGGATGGCGAGCAAGCAACAACACCACCTGCTCTCGGCCTCATCAAGATTTTTGGACAAAAAGAATGGTGGGAGTCGCGGGAATGGGATGATCCCGTCACCAAAACCATTCTTCTGCCTTATGTACGAG ACTCTGACGAGGACTCTGGTGA CGATTATTCTGAGGACCTTGATGACGATTATTCTGAGGACTTAGATGATGATTGA